ATTCTTCAGATTGATTTGTgcaattatatatccaattgaAGATTCCTTAAATTTTGTATAAGCACTTGCTTGGACGAAGGTTTTTTTATAGATCACCCACAACTATTACTGCCCTAGCTATATATAAGTTCATGTGACAAATGGACTGTCGCTGAACAAAATATAGAACCAGTGGACCTAGTTTAGTAATTATGGCACTGCAGCAAAATATACAGAAAAGAGGAGGCGGAGAAGTTCAAACCACTTACGACTTCTAATAATTAACAATTTTGGAAAGTTCGAGGGAAAGAGTTAGAGCGGATTCGCTTGTAAATAGGCCCAGACCAGCACCTCTTTTGTTCTACATGGCATCTTGATTCTTCACTACACCCAATCTGTATTAACACATTCACGTAAGTTTCGGATGAAAGTTTATTCGGTCTATCTAAAAATATGgcgatgtattttttaaaaaaatatcaaatgtaattataatatagaCCTAGtacaattatatatgtaatttagagacttacaaCATAAATATACGCGgactattttttcatgaaaaacatGCGACACATTTATAGCTAATCCGAAGGTTGTTACCACCATAGACTTTAAAACCAGATAGAATGCAACCATCCTGAACTTTTCAACATATAATCACTAATTAAAGTGGTTTTGGATTATGACGTTTTATATTTGGAAGCTTATATGAGCGTTTTCATAACTAATTAAGATAACAAATTTATCAGttagagtgagagagagagaagaaaagtagCAGAGTTCAGTGAAATTTTGACATATATCACTAGTATACATAAACAATTTTGTCAGACAGCCAAAATAGATTTTCGAGTGCGGGCCAAAATAGGTCCGTCTACACCTAGGGGTCTACAAAAATCATCATTTTTCTGTACGGGTGGTGCACCCGCATggaaaaaaacacaaagaaaattaaaaaaaaatccaaaccctaGCCCTGAAACCCACCACACCCTGCTCGGCGCCGTCACTCAAAACCCTAGTCCGCTGCCTCCACCCGGATCATCGTCGTTGTCAAGGTCATAGCCGTCAAGGGTCGTAGTCATCGTTGGGGAGGGCCACCGGAGCCCATGCCCGAGCCCTCCACCTCCTGAGTGCTCGCGTGAGCGCTTTGCCGGCGCTGGATCCGTGTGGGGCCACTTCTCCGCTAGCCTCCCGCTCGAGCCTGCCGCCTAATTCGCGCGGGGAGGGCGGAGggggccgccgcgcgccatcacccccgcccaccaccaccggtgCCTATCGtctgggggaggagaggggagagaaggtggggagaggaggaggaggaggaggaggaggaggaggcagggagaggagcggaggagagagagagaatggaggAGTAAGTGTTGGAATAGGGGGTGGGGAGATTTTCACATGCGGATCACTTAAGAGGCCCGCATATGAAAATATGCTTATTTCGCATGTTTAGAGGCCCAtatgcaaaaataatttttttgtaTGCAGACCTCTTAAGGAGCTGTGTGTGAAAATATGGTCGATTATGGCCAGCCTGTAGTTTATTACGGTGCTTGTCCATAAAAGTCATTTGTGTAGTAGTGTAAGTCAATATGCATGGCACAATGCcaaaaattatatgtaaattaGGTAAAATTCACTTTGTGGGTTACATAAACGGAATCGTAAAGTTTGCATTTTGGGTTACTAAAAAAACTCGGCCTTTTGTGCTCCTGCAGCGTCAGCTCCAGTATCCTTGTCTCCACACCTCACTTAATAGTGATGATGTTTCATCTGTattgttaattttgtttgtgttttgcatttaatatttgttttctttttcttttttatcttctttttttgaaaaaatgattttggagGAGTGTCATAATCGAACTTTCTATGCGTCCTAGCTCCAGTTAGTTCTGAAGATTTGCAACAGCTAGCAAATCGTAACGAGGCAgctctcaaaaaagaaaatcgtAACGAGGCCCATCACATCAAAGGGTTGGTTTGGGCTTTTTCTCTTTGCTTCTTACGCCGCCGTATATTACCCCTTCTtcccgccacggcggcgggcgccaccCCTTCAAGGCTTCAACCACGCAGACATAACCTAACCTACCTGACCACTTTGAAAAGTGTTTTGGTTTTAAaacaaatactccatccatccgttCCATCATAAATGCAGACATAAGTTTCCGTccgtaacgtttgaccatccgtcttatttaaaaaatttataaaaaaaatttaaaagttacaataaaaatactaattataaaaatattttaaataagatggatagttaaagttggacactgAAACCCATAACTATgcttattatgggacagagggattATATAAAAAGCATACATACACGCACGCCATAAACACAACCGTTAGACGTTAGTATACCCCCTAACACACGCtttaagagcacccgcaatggtaaagtaaggtgttctctataaaacatgtacatctcagcaataaactagattaatagtaaaccacctatATATCTACATaagtatctatagctctctaaaccattgcctcgtttttctctatagactatctccaggttaatACATAgctttgttctctctctccatttaatctcttccaaataGGAAAATATACTGATATAGATCTCTTGTAAAGAGCCTATAAATAACCATTGCGGATGCTCTAAGATATAAAAAACATTGGTGTGCTTCCCAAATCACAAGGCCACTGCTACGGATATTATTTCTTCCCCTTTTCCTAGTTCCAAGCCAGAGTTACCATTTACATTATGACTGGGTAGAGAACATTAATACAATGTCAATATCACGTATTTTTTTCGATGGCGGATTATACTTTCAACAGGTTATTAATTACCATTGCACTCACTACTGGCATACGAGTATAGTACATTATAAACTTTTGACCAGAAAAAACACAGACAAAATGCAAACGAAAATATCTCTCCATACTACCCAAACTGACGAAGAATCGGCTCCCGGAAACGAACCATCACAGCCAATCATCAGATGTATTATCATTTTACACTAGAAGTCTATGTTGTGGTACTGGTACCACTGAATTTAACATCTCAAATTTGTTTGTATTTATTTACCTAGATCGTGTTATTTGTCCAAGTATATATTTAACTCTGCCATGATATTGCCGGTGCTCAGCTCTCATTTCTTATCTTCGCCTCCGAACTCTGTAGAATTCCCGTTCCAGTAAACATTCCTATCATCAGATGGGCCTTGGTCATCACTTCTCAAACTGTGAACGTTGCCACCGAATTGtctcggccgcctcctcaaGGTGCTCCCGGAGCTAGTATCCCTAGCAGCCTGTTGGCTCGCACTATCAGGAATGCGGCTTTCCGAAGCAGTGTCCTCTCCAGGACGATTCCAGGGTCCAGTGCTCGGTCCTGTTTCATGGAAATATAGACATTTCTGAACTAGCAACCATGAATAGCAAGGCTGAAAAAGGTGAAACTCCACGGAATCGTTAACACCTCATCTTTAGAAATTCGAGACTAAAGAGTAAGAAAACATACTGTACTGTGGCGACCCCTGATTTGCCAACTGATCAGGGTTTGATGGAGCAGCATTTGCTCTCAAGTAGGACAGTGGATTCACAAACGATAGGGCAGTTCTCAGATAACCGAAATATCCCGAACCACCTGAGCTGTCTGCATCCATATTGTTATCCCCTTCATggggtgatgatgatgattggcGCTTTGCTGCTCGAATGGTTTTATGATGTGGAACAATAGTGAGAGCCTGCCGGGTTTCAATACCCAGTTCATGCAACGTGGCTTCCATGTCtgaataaaattttgataatcaGTCCAAACATAGAGAGCAGTCAATGAAGTAACACAAAATGAATGAAATGCTCCAATCAGAAACCGAAAAGGTTAACACTCAACATGCTTATAGAATTGCCATATTTGACAAATGATATCATTGGAGCAAATTACATGCATAAATGAAGGTTACTTGATAAGCTTGTTCTAAAGATGCTCTAAACATGTGCTACAAActttatttttacatatattaCATATCTGGATGTTTATTATCCATTGAAAAATGCTTTCAGATCTGCACAAagtaaataaaattattagagaCAAGATGGGATGTTGGTTAATTTTGAAAGGTCACATCAATCTCCACACATTGGATTGGATAGATAGGATAGTGCATCATTTAGCCTATTTGGTGGACGTCCAGGTAATTTGTTTACGGCTTATTGAGCATGGTATGTGTTTGAAGCCCAGAACACTTGAGCACCATAGGAAATGTATTTCAGCTGTAAAGGTCTAAAGGATATGAGCGGGTTTTTCATATAAGATATTTCAAAATCATTATAGTATATTATTAGCAGATGACAAGAAAAATCAGAGTTAATTTGTTCAATTGTATCACAAAGGAATGTTACTCAAACAATGACATTGCAAACGTGAAAATTGAGTCAATGTGTTACTAAACTACTTCAAAAGTTTCTTACAAGCTGCAGTTATTCTTAATTCCTATCAGTTCATCAAATAACCTTTGGAAATTCGGATGCAGCATTTTGGGGTAAGAAAGAATAGGTACATATATGTGTAAGAACATGAAGGCAGGCGGTAGTGGCTAAAAACAAACATAGAGGAAGCTTAACATTTCTGATTGATAATCCGTGAACTAAATGAAGCAAGAATACGATAACAAACTAAACAAGCGGAATGAAGCATGTGCAAACTTCATAGTACTGCATAAAAACATCTGGTGTAATGATTCTAGAAAGGTTACTGTCCCATGTCTATATGAAATGCATGTTATGGGGGTAGTACCACCACTCCATCTTTGAGTTACAAATTATAACTTAGTCATGTAATCAAATCATCCAACAAAACCAAAGATCATCTATGAACTAAAATTCCAGCtgattaagaaaataaataccGCATTTTTCATCCTTCACATTTCTTTTTCGGTCAGTCTACTCTCTACTAATGTCTGATGTCCTAAGCCAATTTCATTTTATTGTCCTGCTGGAGCAGGAAGGATACTTTGTAATTACTAAAACATCGAAGAATAGAATATCATTTGACCAAAATGATATTATGAGAATAGAATAGCACCAATGCAAAAACATGGCAGCTAAAAGTATTTCATTGAAGTAAAGAATGGCATAGGATTAATCTCTTGTCAAGTTCCAGGAGTAAAAGACATTATTTTATCCATCCATGCCTTGGCTGCAATGTCCACCCAGCCAACAAGCTTTGAGTGAATAGAGAATAAAATGATAATCTTACTGTGAAGGAAAAGACCCAGTACCTTGTTCAGTGAAAACTTTTCTTGGATAAAGCATAGCAAGATCGTAGGATCCAGCCCCATTAGCACGGTTTTCATCCACAAAATTCTTCACCTTCCTTAAGTTATCATCTTTTGTCAGTTTAATCTGCAGACTAGGTCCATCAGGAATGCGAACGACCAGCTGAATATCATTTGACCTCACAGGGGCAGGTTCAATAGGGGTGCTAGTGGTTGTTGCCTTGTCTTGATCCACAGCTACCTTTGACGATTTACCTCTACTAGCTACTCTGGTAGGAACTGACTCTGAGGAAACTTTGGTGAAACCATCATCCACTTTATTTTTCTGTTTTAGTGATGCTGTATTGCCTGATTGAACTGGATTTGCACAACCTTCTATATTTGAGCTCCTTGGATGATCAGGCAAAGAACCTTTAACTTGCGCACTATCTGAATCTGGCCTTTCTTGAACAGTTCTATTACCTGGACTTGAATCCAAATTTGAGGATTCTTTTTCACTTATGCTGGGAGTTTCCTGTTGCACAAAGAAGTGATAAGATGCACAAGGCAATCCTCAAATGAGAAGATAATATTCTATGAAATGGGAGAAAACATACATCACGGCTTGTGCTTCTAGGTGGCTGTGCCACCGAATCAGTAGGATTAGCAAACCCACTGGCTCCAGAAGTTCCTGTAGATTGATTTGATGAAGTAGAGGGATTCTCTGCAGCAGATGAGCCTCCTTGAGTAGGTAGAGTGGTCGGGGTGGTATTCACAGGTTCAGTCATTCTTGAAGCAAGTGATGCAGTCAGAAAGGCTGCTGCTGTACCCTGCAATATTTGACAACAGGTCATATTTATTGGAGCTAAACCACTAGTGGAAGTACATAAAACATACAACCAAGTAACTAACTCATAATTACTTAAAAAGCAAACAaccactcttttttttcttttctttaactTATGATATTTACCAGTAAATTCGATACATTCAGAAATGGCAGGCTGTAAGAACATGATTTCATGCTTCGTTGAGGTGGTTTTTAAACAGGATTCTTACAAGTTAAACACATGTGATCAGTGCCGGGGAAGCCAGAAAAGGTTTGCCAGCTAGTCAAGAATCTAGCTGCAACACAATTTGGaactactctctctgtcctaGAATGTAGCTACTTttagcattcaaaatttatcccaaaatataactatattttcTAGAGTACTACTTCCCCCACCAACCACTACTCATTTAATCTTCACCCTCCCACTCTTCAACCACCCCTTGTTTAATGAGAGGCATCATAGTCTTTTCCCTTCATCCTTAATCTCTCTCGAGAAAtgctagaaatacttatattttgggatggagggagtaggtggcAAGTTAGTCAGACAGGCCAACTCGGCAATTCCTCAGCCACAGTGACGAAGTcagcttagagcaggtacaatagcacgctataagccagctgcaaacatattttaaggatataaatgaggagagagaagagtagcggactacagatttgtagccagctgtagcacggactccaagacacgtgtgtatgacaggtgggaccaggtattaatagtgtagtatgtaactattgtatgaatgagttattagattggctatagataaattggagctattagttggctatactattaaacttgctcttatgcagTGACTAATCAGTGGCTTGGGCTTGAAGGAAGGTATAAACAGCCTGGATACAACAGAAAAAACACCAATTTCGTGGCCAATGCCTGCAGCATATcatagagagaactcaactcgTCACACACTGCTGCCCCCAGCTCACCAGTGGGCTACAGTGTCCAACTCATAGGCATGCCACCTCTTCATCTGCTGCTTCCAGATGTGAAAGGAAATGGAGCATTTGACATGGTAATTCACAAGTCTCACTAGACCTTTATTTGCATAGAGCATATGTTTCTATTATCTAACAAATTTTACTTTGCAATTTGAATatacataaaagaaaagaaagtctACGGATGTGTCACCTCAACCACTTAatgataacattttttttttcaataaagcCTTATGGAGAGAGTATAAAATAACTTCAAAAACATATGTGGGGCATTTGGacataaaatagaaaaacagaTAGTGGttaataaaaaaagagtaaatttcataaaactacatatactttgcacgatctatcacaaaactacatatttaagaacttgtttcacaaaactacagatttagtgtcttcgtttatcacaaaactataggtactTTGCattatatatcacaaaactacaggtttaataTCTTCATTCATTACAAAACTACACAGGTTTAGTGTtttcattatcacaaaactacaggttttagcaTTCGGAGACActatacctgtagttttgtgataaatgaagatatgaAATGTGTAGTTCTGTGATAAATGAATACGCTAAtctatctatagttttgtgaaacaagttcttaaatatgtagttttgtgatcgATTATacaaagtacatgtagttttgtgataaacggagacactaaatctgtagttttgtgaaacaagctcttcaatatgtagttttgtgataaattgtgcaagatacctgtagttttgtgaaatttactaaaaaaattactcaaaCATCATGTATTAAAATCCATTGTGAAGTGAACTAGCCAAGTGGTATTCAAAAGTAGCAgttgaaaacaaataaataaattatcacAATTgaatgtcaattttttttctggaatggAGTACCTGCAGGTGAAGGGTAGCCCAAGCTTTCTCAATATTTTCTTTCAGATCTTTCGAGCTGATGTATCCCtctaagaaaagcaaaaaaaaaaataaatagcacTGTTGCAATAGCTTGACCTTATGAAAGAAAGGTTCTACTGCTAAACTTTAAAACTACTTTTCTGAAGTATTCATACCATGACACCATAGCATAACACCATTCTGTCCAATGACAGATATACTTGGGATAGCCTTCTGTGGATCTAATCAAAAAGTATGTTAAGGATAAAACTGCACGCACAAATAAGACTCGTGATTAtagataataaaacatttcCTGTGCAAGATAACAGAACTAACTCCTGATTAACCATTTTAAGTACCAAATGTAAAATATGGAAATGAGATAAAGTTATAACATATACTTACAGATAACCTCCTGGATATAATTGAATGCTTATCATGTAGTTCTACCGTTATAACAATCATGATGCAGTTCTACTGTTGTATAAGAAAATATGATGAACCTATCTCATCACATTCAACCATCAGCAAATGATAATCAAATCAAAATGTTTCAACATTCTATTCATATCAGAGCACTAACAATCCATGATGTCAGTAAGATACCCTTGCAATTAAAGTTTTAAGTTAAACAAATGTATTTCACCACAACAAATTATGGCATGAAGTTCAAATGTGAACATCATCAAATAATTGTTTTTAAAATGGATGCAAGGACATCTGCCCATTCATTTTAAATCGGAATCAGGACAAGCACTAATACCCCTTGGCACTGAAGTGTAAAATCAAGAGTGAATTGTCTCTGGCCAATCCAAAGCAAACATAAAgttacagtaaaaaaaatgcatgtgtaCAAAGGATACATATAGCTGAAAATTGGGATGCATCGATGTTGCCTTGTTTTAGATGCAGGAATACGCAACAGTTGCCTATCACTTCAGCCACCTGTGCACATACATAAAGACACAAGAGCAACTTGGTAACTTCAATATATAACAATCACAGAAAATAAGTCCATCTCTGGTCCCTCAAGTCCTGTTAGGAGTCTAATTTTTACCCTTAACCTCAGTGTTCGGTGCGTAATAAACCccacctccccccctcccccaaccccccAAAAAACCCCATAATTTGACACTTGAGGGATGTAATTAATCGATATTAAAGCTAAgactgaaaaaaaattgtaacgaAATTTGAAGGATCCAGAGTGGACTTTCACCAAAACAGAATTATCCAGGCAATTATGAAAGAAACCTACACTTTCATTAACAAGTGTCGACTGGTCCAAACTACTCGAAGTCTCATCTTCACCTGAAATGCAGCAATATATGATGTTCTGTCAATATCCTGGACTGATCAATGTACTGCATATTGTCAATTACAACATAAGAGGTATTGAACAATGTGCTATAATGCACATTTGTGTTGCATAAGGGGATAATGTACTGCATATTGCAGCATGCGCCAACAGAAAATTATTTTGGTAGAAAAGTAAGTAGTTTAGTTGAATTGCATACTGTCAATAGGTTTTACTTTCATTTGCCTCTAGATACAACGTTAGAAGCCCCTCCAGATAGGAGACATGCTCATGCTATCCTTTAAGAAAAAGGATTATATTTGTTTCTACAGAATGTGATTTACCTCCTGGTCAGGGGTTAATGGATTTCCCAAACTTCACTGATGTCTAAGATCAGAACTCACTAAACCAGACAAATTTCAcatatttgaaatttgaatttaaatttctggttttttttttttttgaaaaagagtgCATGCAAAGAATTTTTGTTATGTTGTTGCAAATTGGGCATGTACTAGATTCAGTGCAAATCAATTCCAAGTTAACAAGAGAAATTATTAGTGTTCCAGTAATTTCCCCATTGAATCAGAATAAACAAGTCTCGTGAGAAAATTAATATTTGGCTGATCTAGAGAATAACTGAACAGAAAAGTAATTAGCATGACTAATTTCAACCTGAGGTTATAATATCTGTCTGATTGTGCATCACTAATTTTgttccaaataaaataaaaggtttGCCTCCTATATTTGACTTTTGCAGCATAAATCATGGATATCATCAGACAATTAGTAAGGTAGATAGCATAACAACGAGCTGCTAGGATTAGCAAGCTGACCTGATATGTACACTACAAAGAGTTTGTTATCCCTTCTTGACTGAAGGATAGCATCTGGAATGGAGCCTTTGTACGTCAAGGAATCAAGTGCCCTCTCCATCTAAGTTAGACAAAGAAATGGTGCATCATTACATGGAAAATACAAAGAATCAAGTGTGAAAATACAACGTATCCATTATg
The nucleotide sequence above comes from Oryza glaberrima chromosome 11, OglaRS2, whole genome shotgun sequence. Encoded proteins:
- the LOC127754835 gene encoding plant UBX domain-containing protein 11 encodes the protein MERALDSLTYKGSIPDAILQSRRDNKLFVVYISGEDETSSSLDQSTLVNESVAEVIGNCCVFLHLKQGNIDASQFSAIYPQKAIPSISVIGQNGVMLWCHEGYISSKDLKENIEKAWATLHLQGTAAAFLTASLASRMTEPVNTTPTTLPTQGGSSAAENPSTSSNQSTGTSGASGFANPTDSVAQPPRSTSRDETPSISEKESSNLDSSPGNRTVQERPDSDSAQVKGSLPDHPRSSNIEGCANPVQSGNTASLKQKNKVDDGFTKVSSESVPTRVASRGKSSKVAVDQDKATTTSTPIEPAPVRSNDIQLVVRIPDGPSLQIKLTKDDNLRKVKNFVDENRANGAGSYDLAMLYPRKVFTEQDMEATLHELGIETRQALTIVPHHKTIRAAKRQSSSSPHEGDNNMDADSSGGSGYFGYLRTALSFVNPLSYLRANAAPSNPDQLANQGSPQYRPSTGPWNRPGEDTASESRIPDSASQQAARDTSSGSTLRRRPRQFGGNVHSLRSDDQGPSDDRNVYWNGNSTEFGGEDKK